The Euzebya sp. genome segment ACAGCGCGGCGTCGGCGACCCGGCCGGTGATGACGATGTCGGCGCCGCGCTCGAGCGCCTCCACGATGCCGGCGACGCCGAGGTAGGCGTTGGCGAACCGCAGGTCGTCGACGGCGGGGAAGCCGGAGGGCAGCAGGTCGGGGCGGGCGCGGAGGTCGTCGCCGGTGACCACCGCCACGGTGAGCCCGGCGAGGTCGAACCGGGCGGCGGAGGCCTGCAGCAGCTTGAGGGCGGCCAGGGGGTTGATGCCACCCGCGTTGGTGATGACCCTCGTGCGCCCGGCCAGGACCGCCGGCAGGGCCGCCATCAGGTAGAGGGGCAGGTCGCGGGTGTACCCGAGGGTCTCGTCGCGGGCGCGGTCCTTGGCGAGGATCGCGAGGGTCAGCTCGGCGAGGGCCTCGAGGCAGAGGTAGTCCGGCTCCTCGGTCAGCAGGTCGGCGATGGCGGCGGGGGTGTCGCCGTAGAACCCCTGCCCGCCGGCCACGCGGACCGCTCCCTCGCCGTGGCGCTCACGCATCGCGACCCCGCCACTCGTCGCGACCGATGCGGTACAGCACCTGGGTGTGGTCGCGCAGGTCGACGGTGCGGCCGGTGTCGGTCAGGCCGACCTTCTCCATCACGCGGCGGCTGGCGGTGTTGTGCGGGACGGTGACGCTGATGACCTCGTCGAGGCCGAGGTCGTCGAAGGCGTGGGCGACCGCGGCCCGTCCCGCCTCGCTGGCGTACCCCTGGGCCCACAGCTCCGGGTCGACGAGCCAGCCGACCTCGACGCCCGGCCAGCCCTCGGGGTTCCACAGCCCGGCGCGACCGACGAACCGGCCGTCGGACCTGCGGATCAGCGCCCACTGCCCGTAGCCGCGCAGCGCCCAGTGCCCGAGGAACGTGGCGATGAGCCGCCACGTGTCCTCGCGCTGCCGCGCCGGGCTGGGGAGGGGATCGGGCAGGCCGCCGAACCACTCCGCGACGCGCGGGTCGTGCTGGATCCGGCTGAACGCGTCGACGTGGTGGTCGGTGAGCGCGGTCAACCACAGGCGCTCGGTCTCGATGACGGGGATGGTCATGCCCCGGGCCAGCGGCACGCCCGCCCGGCGCTCGATCTCAGACAAGTGCGGTCGAGCGGGGGTAGGCGACGGAGGGGTCGGTCATGACGTTGACCAGGTAGGGCACCCCGGCGTCGAAGCCGCGCCGGATGGCCGCGGTCAGGTCCGCGGCGTCGGTGACGGTCTCCCCGGCGCCGTTCATGGCCCGGACGACCTGGTCGTAGCCCAGGCCCGGCTGCAGGTCGGCGGCGACGTCCCAGCCGTCGTACATCTGCTGCATCGGGTACTTCTCGAGCGCCCAGATGCCGTTGTTCCCGCAGATCATCACGACGGGCAGGTCCTGGCGGACCAAGCTCTCGACGTCCATCAGGCTGAACCCGGCAGCGCCGTCGCCCAGCATGAGGACGACCTGGACGTCGGGGTGGGCGATGCGGGCTGCGGCCGAGTACCCCATGCCGGTGCCGAGGCAGCCGTACGGGCCTGGGTCGAGCCAGCGGCCGGGCTGGTGGCTCTGGACGTACCGGCCGGCGTAGCTCACGAAGTCGCCGCCGTCGCCGATGACGACGGCGTCGCGGTCCAGCACCTCGGCCAGCGCGCCGTAGACGCGGGCGGGGTGGATCGGGGTGGACGAGCCGCCGGTCAACAGGTCGGCGTCCTGCGCCTGGGCGGCCTCCTCGGTGTCCCGCAACCCGGCGATCCACGTGCGGCGCTGTTCGGCGAGGTCGCCGGTCGGGCCGCCGGCGGCGTCGGCGAGGGCGTGGAGGAGGGGGCCGAGCGATCCGGCTGCGCTGGCGGCGGGGTTGGCGTGGCGGCTGATCTGGTCGGGGTGGTCGACGACGTGGACGGTCTCGGCGTCACCGAAGTGCCCGAAGCCGAGCCGGAAGTCGAGCGGCGTGCCGATGACGACGACGAGGTCGGCGCTCTTGAACGCCGCCCCCCGGGCGCGGCTGAGGACCTGGGGGTGGTCGGCGGGGATGCACCCGCGGCCCATGCCGTTCTGGATCACCGCGGCGCCGAGGGTCTCGGCGAGGTGGCGGAACGCCTCCTCCGCAGCGTCGAGCCAGACGTCGGTGCCGCCGATCAGGACGGGGCTCCGGGCGGCCTGCAGCTTGGCCGCGATCGCCGCGACGTCGTCGGGGTCGTGGGTGATCCGATCGGGGTCGGCCGGGGCGGGGACGGTGTCGGTGCCCGCCGGGGTGAAGACGGTGTCCATGGGGATGTCGACGAACGTCGGCCCCCGGTGGGCCGAGCCTGCCAGCCGGAGGGCCTCGGCGACGGTGGGGGCGACCTCGTCGGGCGTCATCGCCGTGACCGCGGACTTCGTGAGCGGGCCCATGAACGCGGTGTGGTCGATCTCCTGCAGGCTGCCGGCCCCCCAGGTGGCGGCCGGCGCGCGGCCGCCGAGGACGACGAGCGGCGAGCCGCCGAACCGTGCGCTCGCGACCGCGCTCATGCCGTTGGTGACGCCGGGACCGGCGGTCAGCGCGGCCACCTGCGGGCTGCGGGTCAGCTTGGCCAGCCCCTCGGCGGCGAAGGTGGCGGACTGCTCGTGGCGGAAGTCCCACAGCTGCACCCCGACCTGCCGGCACCCGTCGTACAAGGGGAAGATGTGCCCGCCGGAGAGGGTGAACAGGTGGTCCACCCCGGCGGCCTCCAGCGCGTGGACGGCGAGGGCACCGCTCGCGAGCTGCTCGGACATGGGACGCGGTCTCCTTACCTGGGAGGTACTTCCGGACTGACCCGGGTCATGTCAGCCTAACCACCATGCGCACCGAGACCCACGTCCACACCTGCCCGCTGTGCGAGGCCACCTG includes the following:
- a CDS encoding GNAT family N-acetyltransferase; this translates as MSEIERRAGVPLARGMTIPVIETERLWLTALTDHHVDAFSRIQHDPRVAEWFGGLPDPLPSPARQREDTWRLIATFLGHWALRGYGQWALIRRSDGRFVGRAGLWNPEGWPGVEVGWLVDPELWAQGYASEAGRAAVAHAFDDLGLDEVISVTVPHNTASRRVMEKVGLTDTGRTVDLRDHTQVLYRIGRDEWRGRDA
- a CDS encoding acetolactate synthase, whose protein sequence is MSEQLASGALAVHALEAAGVDHLFTLSGGHIFPLYDGCRQVGVQLWDFRHEQSATFAAEGLAKLTRSPQVAALTAGPGVTNGMSAVASARFGGSPLVVLGGRAPAATWGAGSLQEIDHTAFMGPLTKSAVTAMTPDEVAPTVAEALRLAGSAHRGPTFVDIPMDTVFTPAGTDTVPAPADPDRITHDPDDVAAIAAKLQAARSPVLIGGTDVWLDAAEEAFRHLAETLGAAVIQNGMGRGCIPADHPQVLSRARGAAFKSADLVVVIGTPLDFRLGFGHFGDAETVHVVDHPDQISRHANPAASAAGSLGPLLHALADAAGGPTGDLAEQRRTWIAGLRDTEEAAQAQDADLLTGGSSTPIHPARVYGALAEVLDRDAVVIGDGGDFVSYAGRYVQSHQPGRWLDPGPYGCLGTGMGYSAAARIAHPDVQVVLMLGDGAAGFSLMDVESLVRQDLPVVMICGNNGIWALEKYPMQQMYDGWDVAADLQPGLGYDQVVRAMNGAGETVTDAADLTAAIRRGFDAGVPYLVNVMTDPSVAYPRSTALV